Part of the Scomber japonicus isolate fScoJap1 chromosome 2, fScoJap1.pri, whole genome shotgun sequence genome, CTGGTGGACACTTATTCTTTCGGGAGTATGACTTCCCCTATTTGGTTTTGGTGGATTAGTATCTCTGTAACCGTAGTAACTCAGTAGACAACTCACCTGCCCCCTCATTACAGCGACTTGTTTGTGAAACTGTCCTCTGTCGAAACCGGGGTCTTTCTGTGGGACACAAAACatgtatattttacataatgttTACAGCCTCAAAACTGAgtcatcatcaatcaatcagaatCAAACAATACCTTAAATAATTCGTAGAGGTCCTCTTCAAGGTCTTTAATGAAATTAGGGTCAGAGAGCTTGGGTAGGACCAGCTCTCGGATTTCCTGGGAGAAAGGAACTTTGGCCTGGGAGAGCCACGCCCAATAGAACGGGTCTAGGGATTGGACAACAAAACATGTCTTATTGAATATGTACACTGGTTGTAAAGAGCTGGAAAATCAGTGAGTGATAGAATAAATGTTCGATAATGAAAAGTTGAAAGAGTTCCTCAGAACAAGAAGGATTAGAATTAGAGCTGGAACAATTACTTGATTCAtcactattttgataatcaattaattgattaatttaattttttatgttttataaagaaagaaatgccCAAATTCTATGGGccagtttcttaaatgtgaatgttttctggtttctttaatcTTCTATGACTAAAGTATGAGTAACATATGAGTAAAgtaaatatctttgggttatgGACTGTTGGCTAGGACAAAATAAGATATTTTAGGTTacatcttgggctttgggaaaaaGTGATAACACaattcaccattttctgacggatttttacagaccaaacaactaatagATGAATCAAGacaataatcaacagattaatcaataacgaaaatatgcatttttgtGGGAGGATAAAACGTTGATGATGGATATGTAGACACAGGTAAATAGAAATAGATTAAAGtatctgaaaataaaactgtgaCAAAAATACTGTAAACAGCTTTCTCTGCACACATGAGAGAAGCAGATTCTCTAAAAGCAAGCTTTAGCACTGTATATGGTTAAAATGAAGTCAATATAGGTGCTCACAGGCTCTCCAGGAGTCTGGGTGTTTGAGAGGGAAGGCCAGGCCATTGTCTATGGCTGCCAGCTTGATGATAGGATCCTTTACTACCACCCAGTCTGTGTCCTGCAGAGAggaattaaacaaacacatattcaGCCATTGGGATCAGCACTTCAAAAGGTTCAGgctgtgtgtatgagtgtgagtgtgtgggtgtgggtgtgagtgtgagtgtgagtgtgagtatgaGTGTGTTGCTTTCTCACCCTATTCCCAACAGTGTCCATGGGGCAATCATATTTCAGCAGCCAGTTGTCATTTCCCCTGTctagaatattaaaaaaatcattcaaattcacATACTTAAGAACATTACCTAATGATAATGAAGCAATGATGACCCAGCCCTGCTGTATACATGCCTGTGTTCCTGATGATGTAATCGAGGACTACAAGCCGCTCGAACTGTAGCTGGAGCTGACGGTTGGTGTTTTCAGGCAGAGGCTCTGCTTCAAACCTCCGCAGCCAGAAATCTGCATCTTTGTACCCATCAACAAAGAGCTGGAAGGAACCCACCTGGTGGAGCAGCAACAGATTTTTCTCAACTggttcattttttaacattgtaaCATCGATCACATGATTTTGAGGAACTCTTTGATCTCCTTGATACAAAACAGCCAAGTCATTTTGTGGCAAAATGGTGTCATTTCTTGTATTCCTGTGGATGAGTTGACAAACAGACATTGTGAAatctaaaatgacatttaactCCAGAGACAAACATCATATGTcaagtgtgaatgtgtaaaGAATTCACTTAAGAGAAAATAAcagctgtgttttttaaattaatgagaTACTTCAAAATCACAAGAGAAGCTCCCATTCCTACTTCAGTGCTCAATTTCATGGAGGCAAACGTGTCCACCCCGTTTGGTTTGATCcagttttgtttcagttttggtTTGAAACATTGGGAGGTAACTCGTGTTTGTAAGTGATATAGATGGTATTGTTATCAGCACCCCAGGACAGGAAAAAATGTTTCATCAAAGGCCAAAAATAGATggaacaaacaaaccaaactcATAAAAGGTTATTGTAGTTTACAATTTCCACAAACAGGTAGAGGGATGACTCATCTTTAATACTGTCAGAGACCACATCTGGACCAGCTATCTTTAGTATTTATCTTATAACCTTttggcaaaataaaaacaggtcaAACATGAGAAAAAAGTACATTGCGCAATGAATGAAAGAAACCCTGTATATGTATCTTTCAAGACCTTCATCTTGTTCAGAGGCCTCCCCTAATGTAATTACACTAGTTTAGAAGCAACGAAGTACAGACAGCAGTGTTATCACAGTCAGGATTTTGAGGTCCTAATAATGCAGAAAACAGAGCAGACTTATCTTTCCATGAAAACTTCTCTTAGAATTCTGAGACAAATATCTCATTAATTCGAAATTCAGAGCAATTTTTTCTCTCAAGTGAATCCATACGTCTCCTCCagtcaaaaatatgtttctgttcttgttttttctgttggatgtttgagcttcagtgATGTATGTGTAGAGTTTGACACatgaaagctgttttcacattcatctgctgaaagtagaaagtgctcactgaaaatctgacctctgagcatgatttgtgacatcacaactagtttggagccaatcattGTCCAGTAAataacttacacaagtgtgatgtggaaacttgaagcctgcagtgtacaaacactgagaatgaattTTACACTGAAGTAGAAGACATCCTGTGTCCAACAGTTTAAACTTGGAAATGaataatatttgcatattcatagtttGAGAGAACTTAAGGAGATGCCATTTTAAGGATTTATAACAAAGTAGCTCAACACTGAAAAAACATGGCAGATAAAGTTGTAAAATTcacattttgtgttgtgtgagtACAACTCATACGAATGGAAACAAATGTATTCACCTTTCTTTGGGTGGCTTAATGTTATTCTGGGTAAAGAAAGTAATTACTAAATGTGGTTAAAGTGGACAGCTCACCAAACAATCCATTGATAATATCCAACACTTCTAACAGTGAATACTTTCTTTCACTGTTTGGTCAGTATTACACAAGAATCAATCACTGACTTAAATCAATGgagtaataaaaatgaatcagcTTACTTTGGGTGGCAGTCCAATCCTGTGGAAGCGCTGGCCCACTTTAGGCACCTTCTCTAGGGCTAGCCTTTTTCCTCTAGATTTAACCCTGTCTATGGCACTGTAGTTGAATGTTTCACTAGCCAGGTACACCACCTGTGGAGCGGAGAAGATTGATTAAGAGATAGAACATACTGACCCTGTATGAGCCAGCCTGCAGCCTTAGATCCAGTGGGGCCCTTCTGTCTGCTCCAAAGATGAGGCTTGAATCTAAAGGTGACCGTACTTTCACCATCAGTGCTCCTCTGCTCACAGAATCAGTGACTTCTTTTATGTCACTTCTTAAAACTAATTTCTACAGACTTGCTTTATGTGATGttgtcttttaatctttttgaCTCTATTGCTTTTGTCTTCTTAATGTGTGCCTTGTTATTGCATTCTGTGTCATGTGCTTTTGTATTATATTGCCtttgctttgtctgtcaaagcCCTCTGTAAACTCTGTTTCTAAaggtgctatatatatataaagttattgttattgttatgtcTCAAATGGTTTGTTGCTTTGTGTAttgcgtatgtgtgtgcatgtgtacctTGGTCCTGGGAACAATGTTGAGCTCCAGCTTCTGATCAACCAGGCTGGCCCCGGCCTCAGAGAGGTAACCCTGATTCAGGACCAAACAGTCACGACCAAAACAGCACGGACAACACAGTTTCTGGAGCCACTTAGTCCACTTTGGGTTCAGCTGGCCGTAGGGCTCTTCATTCTTAGGTTTGAACACTCCGATGATCTTCTGTagggggagacagagaaagaaaaatgaggatgAAAGGCAGAGACAGAACGTCAAAGCAAAACAAgattctgctgtttttaataataggtgtgatttatatagcgcctttcacaaacccaaggatgCTTTTTGAggtaaataaacattttaattaaataatatttttcaaTCTTCTTTGCAAACTGTTCAAAATATGACTGGAATAGAATGAGCACATGGATGGAGAGTTAAGAAGAGGATTATttgaaaatacactttttttcatGTCAGTGCAAACCTGACACTTTCAAAATCCACTCTAACTAATACAAGCTGAGGCCAATGTGCTCTCGATAATCTGAACCTGCAAGCTTTCTATAGAAACCTTTAAAGCACATAGGGAATGGGCGTTTGATAGGcaattttttttcacttttaagtTGTTTATAgaaatcacatgttgcattacgctggaatgacacacacacttacaccgATTACAACATGAAACTTGGTCATAGAAAAGAATTATATCCTCACAGAGAGCTAGCACATGACTGCTAAGCACACTGGTGACTAAGTAAAGACACTaaagaggtgggggtggggagggcAGGGTCACTGGATACAAACCTCACACATTCAGCCTAGAATACTTATTTCTGTGCTGTAACAGTGAAGAAAGAGGTACACAAAAGATCTAGAGGATCCAGCCACAAAGTCCACAGACAGGCTTCCTTGTTCAACCTTGTTTTGAAAATTGGGGTATAATGGGGAGACAGTGAGTTGCTCAATACTTTAACTGGTTGGCTCCAGTAGTGCTGATTAAATTTTACTGTTGCGAATCAGGCATGAATAGAAGAGTCAGGGCAACAAATGTAAGATAGGGGAATATAATATCTCATGTTGATCCTCTGATTTGCAGCTTTTTGCAAACGACTGCTGTGACGAATCAGCAATGTGTGCTCAGTGTCTTCAATTTGATTAGATACTCAGGACTTTGTTCTTTGCCCGGAAATGCAATACAGAGAAAGACGAAGGCATAGAGGGAGCACTACCTGAAATAACTGGGAGAGACTATGTAGGTCTGTGAGTGTGATGTTGTTGACATCATTGTGACTATGTGTCAGAAACGGAAGTTCACAGATTAAAATTATACCTGCTGCAGCAGGAGGAtctgaaatgatgaaaaaactGCCACCATTGCCAAAGACAGTAGTATGTGAtcaaataatgcaaataaaagcTCAAATTTCCAACTGGCTGAAAACTACATTTTAGGTATATTTTGTTTGTCATTACTTATGAACGATTTatattatgttgttgttgtaagtCGCATATGCATGTTTTCATAAACTCTCAGACAATGAAACAACTATTTTCCACCTGGGTGAACTATGCTATTGTATTCTATCCAActctaaaaatgtctttattactttattatcgTTGTTAGTAACGCAGGGTAAACGCGGGATCATGTTGTGTTGGTGTGTCTTAAAGCCTATTTGCAAAGTCATCACGGGCTAGTTACAAAGAGGCCTCTCCTAGAAGCGAGTGGCACTTTTATCATAAACAGTCTTCACTGCATCTAACatctcacacattcacatttcatGGATCACCCAAAGGGCCCGATAGGACAGCTGTTCTTACCCCCTGTGAGTCTTTGACAAAATAGCTCCCACTGGATCCCTGGTAGATCCTCTCCGGGTAGATCCCCTCCTCGATGGCTCGCTCGGCCTTTCGGATGATCTCTCTGAACTCGGGATCCTCCGGGAACTCGTTCCTGTGAGGCTCCCGTGGTGAGTTTCCACGATCCCGGTCCAGCAGCGGCTGTCTCTCCCGGCTGCGCCCCGGGCTGCCAGCCGGGATGCGCACCACAGAGCCCGGCGTGCTTCCAAACGCGCCCCGCGGGCTGGTGGGCTCTGTGGGACAGTAGCCGAAATCACCCGAGTCCCGGAGCGGAGAGACAAGCGGACTCGTCTCGTCCATTTTCGTGTCGTGGAGGTGGTGAAGAAGTTATTTTAAAGTCctggagaaagagaagacacagaggagagtgAGAAAGTGGGACGGTTGTTTTGCTGGCTAGTTGTGACGCTGGCTAACaaggaaacaaacagagaaaaaaaaagaaaaatcagatgACTCTCAGCTTCCGGGAAGAGGCGGGGCTTGTTGTGTATTTTGATCTTTAACCAATCAGCGTTCAAATAATCCTGTCAACAACCCAATCTCTAACGTTGATTGGAGAGAATTGTTCCGCCCACGGAAGACATGTGAGAGTGCAAATCAATTAActtcaaatttgaaaaaaacCCTTTGATTAACATGGCTGTTATTATGGGACTGAGGAAAAATCACATTACTTGCCAGTGTCAGATTAGTAAATCGTGGAAAATCATTTTTCTCTAACATCATTTAGATTCAAAGAACCAATAAGCATAGTTTGATAAAAACATTCTTGAAAGGGTATTTCCTTTGTTAATTCCTATTTTAAATTGAAAGTTGTTTgccatcattttatttatttcagtttatcaATTCAGTTTCACTTTAGTCTTATGTCCCATGACAGTTTAATTAGTAAGGATTTAACTTCAGTTAGTGATATCCTCAACATAGTCCTGCCAATGAGCAATGACACTGAGTCtgtaaaaaataacacacacacacacacacattcaatttTAGCCTTTTTAAGTGGATAACAAACGCATTTTGTCTGTAACCCTAAAGTGTTTTTAATCTAGTTTGTTCAGTATGAGTTGCATGAGACCTCAGACAAAAGTTTGTCTTCTTTTAAGACATGAGGGCAGAGCATTGTGTCATTGATTCATCAATCTTGCAGAGAAATTACCTTACAATGTATTTATAATGAAATTGTAGGGTAAAACGTTGTGTATGTTATTCAGCCTGCTCATGTGCTTTTGTCACTCTTGTCCAATGACAATTAATGGAGATATCAGCACATAGAATTATGAATGCTACACAAATTTAATTAACAAAAGCCTTGTGAGCCTATGTGTCCCATAATGGACTGTGCACCCCTGACTCCCTCCACTTGTGTTGCCCCCAAAATGCTGAATTGCCGACTTTCCAACatgaaggtcaaaggtcaggggtAACACCAGCTGTCATCTGGTGTCTCAGTCAAGAATACTGGGTCACTCCTGAATGCTTTATCCACACACAATGCTGCATTTTGAAATCTCAATGATCCTATCAGTCATTGCTTCTTTCAAGGCTTTTGGGTCcatatcttattattattatatcgtTTATTTGCCGAGGACAATGCATATTAATGGACAATTGGTGCAATGACATCTTATAAATATACTGGGTTTAGCTCAAGGCTAATTTCCACCCGTAGtcctcacattaaaagacagacagacataccataaaaacaaacaacaacttaaaatataaaagaaggcaCAATGTTAGCAGTAATTATACAATAAGTTACAGTAAAGGATAAGATACAGACAACAAATAACAATACCACGCAGCTAGCGATAACCCTGCATGGTATTGTCACctgcataaatataaaagaaggcaCAATGATCAGCAGCAATTATACCATAGGATACAGTAAAGGATAGGATACAGTGAGAAATAAGGACTACAgtaatactgtattaaagtgCTAGTCAGTATGTTATTCATGGGTGCAAATTTGGTGGGATCGTAGAAAGGTCTCAACTTCTTGAGGGCAGGTCAAGTCACATCTTCATATTCAAACTGCAAGTTCAAATCTTTGATCGCTGATCATTGAAATGACACTGCATTTGAGTATTTTAAGGATGTGCTAACAGtgtattttgcatattttgcaCAGTGTTgtaaatgtttagtttgaacaATTAAACATTGAAATGTGCCGCCATATAATGCCTCCCTGGTGTTGTTTAATCAGGTCAagactttttttgctttttagttTTACATCAAGTAAGTCAAGTCTCCAGGGATTAAAGTGCAAGTCAAACATTCAACTCACACACGTCTCAAGTCAAATGTTTGTGAATTAGTCTCTGGTGTCTGTGCATGAACGCAGCACAGCTATTCTACTATACATCACCACTGGACATGATTCTGTCCATATTTGGGTGGTGAGGATGAAAATGAGCAGAATGGACTGCTGGCAGTATTGGGAAGTTACATGCAATGGTGTTACgtcatttaattacaaaataaatgtaactgtaatccattACAGTTACTGCGAAAAAATGTGTAGTTAAATTACAGTTAactacttatgaaaatgttgatgattacaaagggggttacatctgaatTATCTTTAAAAAGCTCAGGATATATGTTGAATAAAATTCATTATTTTGCTTTGCATGTATTTTGCTATTTCCAATATAGGCCATTTAGTAAAAACGTTTGATGCTATTCTGATGCTTTTCATTGGTTCTCTGTTTGAATTTGCAGTGCCCCAAGTCTGCCAATTGAATCAATCCACATTGCCAGTCAAAGCTAAACAACCTGTCTGagaacatgttactgaatatagTGCTGTAatactttttatattatataaataaatcatgaggTGGACCTTATTTGAaacacacatgggcttaaatgatGTCACaataccaattaagcccatgtcagacttcataaaatatctttattttatattccaaaatcttgAACTAATTATTGAACTAATTAATACATATTCAAATTAGAgctaaatcttgctttataagaaattatcgcccttataaatcatgtcagtatgcATGAAAAACAGCTTAATTTAGATTTTGGTAGTCTTAATGGGTACCCCAACAGCTGAAAAtatttgttagaaaattagaaaagtaatcaaaaagtaataaaatgtaataagttgcATTACTTTGACTaagtaattaaaatagttatattacttacattttaaatatggtaACTAGTAATCTTTAACCTACATTTCCAAATTAACCTTCCCAATTCTGACAGCTGGTGGTGTACTGGCGCAACCTCAGATAATAGGCCAGTAAGGTTTACTGTTGTTTGAATAATGTAAAATGGCACACATGTAGTATACGATGACTGGTATGTGAAGATATGTATGGGAGTATTTTTTCCACTGACTATGGTTATCACGCTTGATGTTAGTctgtttagtcatttttttcccATATGATGCACAAACGCCAGCCTGCAGGATGCGTTTGTGGGTGTGTGGACGTGCTGCTGTGCGCatcctcctgcctccctcctcctccggTGCTCACAGCTCGCCCTCTGATTGGTTGGAAACCagcaggaagagaagaaaagagctTGCCTAGTGAGATCTGTCAAGTTCAGACAAGTCAAGTCGGTAAACGTGCAGCCGCAACGCACCATCCCTCCTATCCACCAAACATACTGCGCCCGGTGCTGTGTACCTGTCTGTGGGGCTGCGGCCGAGTCAGGACAAATCTGCGAGCGAGTCTGACTCGTGTGAAGAAGAGTCACATACCCCAAAGTTTCCGGAAATACAGAGTAGAGGGCATCGGTGTGAGGATGGCTGCGTACAAACTGGTCCTGATCCGCCATGGAGAGAGTCGCTGGAACCAGGAGAATCGCTTTTGCGGATGGTTCGACGCGGATCTGAGTGAGACCGGGGAGCAGGAGGcgaagagaggaggacaggctTTGAAAGGTATCAGATAATGTCACAGGGCCTAATCGGGCTTTCTCTCTGTCGTTGGATTAAGGCAATGCTTATGCAACTCGGCCGGATGAGGAAACAGGTAGTCGGCCCACTGCGACACAATGAGGGCCAGCAGTAGAGGAGtgaaagaagggatggaagtGATAGAAACAGTGTTTATCAGACTAGGGTGATAATATGTATTAATCAGGCAATACTTGAAGAACGTGGCTTACATTTTGCACATGGTTTCAGTCAGACATGTTTTTCAGTCTGACTCAGATCACAGACTCACTGCTGGATGGCTCCACACACCAGTGCAGCCAGACAATCTGGTGCTGTTGTACCATCCCTATTTGATGTGTTCTTacctttttgataaataatattaGCTATATGTATTGTGAAGTGAATTTGTCATGATGTAATGAAAGAGATGCATGCTTTTTGAATGTGATTGCTATGACAAatcaatgtaaatgtatatatgtaccCTTTAATACAACCGAAAACATATATAATCAAAAGGAGGATCACAATATctatatatcattttatttcacatgttCCCTTTCCATTATTCTCTATatactttttaacttttactcaaacactttctgtcacattttttattaGCAGACTCAtaatttttagtttatttttctatttaagaAAGCAAAATATGACTGAAAAAGATGCCCAAATGATCTGTATGGGTTACTGGTGTTTTGGATTTCTTTTTCCTATTTGTGTTGGATTATTTGATTTTACTGGCACACACCCTCCTGTtggcccaaaaaaaaaatctgcaggcATTCTGCAGAGCCGACAGTCTACCACTGTCCTGTGGCTAGAACTGCCACTGACTAAGCAAAACCACTTGTAAATGTTAGCAGAGGAGCAACAAACAATGCAGATCGTTTTCTTTGGGTCTCTTACTAAAAGATAAACTTGTATGCACATATTAGTGAGTGACATCTATTTCATGTCCTGTCTGTAATTCACCTCAGATGCTGGCTATGAATTCGATATTTGCTACACCTCTGTGCTAAAGAGGGCCATCCGCACCCTGTGGTTTGTTCTGGATGGCATCGACCAGATGTGGCTGCCCGTTCACAGGACCTGGCGCCTCAATGAGCGCCACTACGGCGGCCTGACCGGGCTGAACAAGGCTGAAACAGCAGCTAAACACGGAGAGGCCCAGGTCAAGATCTGGAGACGCTCTTTTgacaccccacccccacccatgGAGGCGGAGCATGACTTCTATCAGAGCATAAGCAAGGTGACACCAAAGTCTGTTTGCCAGTGACATACTGAGACATCTTAATTACATCAGTGTAATCTAAAATGACTCTATAGTAGTTTACAACATCAACTTTCTCATTTGTGGTAGGATCGGCGTTATGCTGACCTGTCAGACGATCAGCTTCCAACCTGTGAGAGCCTGAAGGACACCATTGCTAGAGCGCTGCCCTTCTGGAATGATGAGATTGTTCCACAGATCAAAGACGGAAAGAGGGTGCTGATTGCTGCCCATGGCAACAGTCTCCGTGGCATTGTCAAGCATCTTGAGGGTAAGAGGCACAGACTGGTGCCAGGAGTATTTTATGTTACTCaacagtgaatgagtgaataatttcatctgttttaaaaaaaattcaatcgAAGCTTCAACTGGGGCAAAGTGAATCATTCCAAAACAATGTACGACGAATAAGTTTAAAAGTGGGCCAGGTGGTTGGATTTCATCCCATTGTGGGAATAataaatatcttatcttatcttataaatTGAAAGTATTATACCAAGATAAAATGCTTATCTTTGTTATTGACTAACTCAGGGCAAAGATGAGATCCCACTGCTGAGCATGAAGCCCTCTGAGAAATCTTAACTGGGTGACCATAAAATCTTTGCCACCATATCCAGCTAGCAGCAACTGTTGCTGAGTGACTTCTTGGAGTGAAGCTTGCCTTAGTCTGCATCAGTTGACGAGATACATTTAAGGCACCCATGCAAATAAGTATAAGCCCTGAATGTCTGTCATTGTTTCCCAGGTATGTCAGAGGAGGCCATCATGGAGTTGAACCTGCCCACAGGCATCCCCATTGTGTACGAGCTGGACAAAAACCTGAAGCCCTTAGGACCCATGCAGTTTCTGGGAGACGAGGAGACCGTAAAGAAGGCTATGGCAGCTGTGGCTGCTCAGGGCAAGGCCAAGTAATAGACTCCTCTAGAGTAGAGATCAAACATGCTGTTCAGTTATCAAGGTcattcattttcagtctcttcACAGTcttgcacacactcacacacacaatgtgcactttattttaatatgatgCAGCtgtaacacaaaaatacaatcTAGTGTTTGATTTGATTGCTCTATACTTTGATATACCAATGTATTAAAACATAGATTTAATTAGACAATGGTTATCAACTGTAATATGATTTATGCACTTACCAAAATGCAAATTAGGGACCAGTGAATAGGAGCAAACCTACACTAACCTTGCCAGTGTCGCCCCAAGTATTCCAGTTTACAATCTGTGTAGTTGAAGTTGAATGGGAATAGTATAACCTAAGAAACACTGGGCAATTTGATATGCACTGCACTACTGATTTTTGTTTGCTGTGGCATTGtgagaaaaagaataaatgttGTGAGCCCTTATATGATGAAATCTCTGATCAGTGTCTGATATTTTTTGTTACTGCTCATGTACTGTTACAATTTTTCCTGTTTGGAACTTTGTGCATATATAAgcactcacacatacaaataaaacagaaacaaaaatgaaatgtctGAATTACATTCACAGTTATATAATGAAGCAGAAATATGCAAGTTGTTACATGAGACTAAATCTGCTTGTCCATTACTACCCATGATTGTTCTGCCGGTAAACTTAAGCATCTCTGAGTGGATGTTTTCAGATCAAATTTtggatttaaaataatatatattagcacaccattacatttctaaatgatctgtttgtgtttcaaaTTAAGATTCAACACAGGAATTAAATGTCACAGAATgctaataaaacatttcaatagatgatcaaaatgaaaaagcattaacccttaaacaggcaggaatggaaaaagatgtaaaaaacataattttatgttactagttatgtcatttgcacctaaagtaaaacatttccactcatattttttaatatattttggattttatgagttgtgtcaccaccaggatgtgttgcccttattaaggtatacaatggtgataatggtaaaaacatttaaatgtgttatttaacatagaaaagtgacacattctggtcattaatactagtttctaaactgttttttataattttataacaaCCACAGGCTTCAATTCTACCTTAACCATCCTAACAGGATGTTAAatagtctgtatctcctggtgcacgctgcctgtttaagggttaactggCAAATAATCAATATTTAGTCAGCAAAATTGTTTAAAACTTGCATCATCAGTGTTTTCTAGAatgatttataataataatctttatttacaGAGCACTTCTTAAAATCCATGTTACAGAggcagcaaaataaaacaaatcataaaatcattacattaaaaaaacattttaatctaacaTAAAAGGAGAACattgaaactaaataaaagacAAGAGACACATGTGCTGTCAATTTAATATAAGTAATTATCAATAATAAGAAATTACTAATTGTTCATAGATAACCTGCCACATGTGTCAAAACGTGTTGCGTTGCTATGAAGCAGAACCATGTGGTCCCATGTGCCTCAACAAACATGGCGGACCGagctgtcctccttccttttccttccccctcGACGTGAAACTGACCAATGAGAATCAACGCGAGCCCTTCGTCATAGCCAATCAACGAGCGTTCTACTCTTCTCGAAAACATGTCGCCCATGAAGCTGTGTGTTCCAGGTGAGTCCCGTAAATTTGTCTATAATTTCACTCATAATGTAGCATCTTTAAACTTCACATCGTTCAGAAGTTTTTTGCGGATGTTACACTTTGTAGACGTCGCTGTTTCGAGAGAAAAAGTCGTCAAACTACAGTT contains:
- the pi4k2a gene encoding phosphatidylinositol 4-kinase type 2-alpha; its protein translation is MDETSPLVSPLRDSGDFGYCPTEPTSPRGAFGSTPGSVVRIPAGSPGRSRERQPLLDRDRGNSPREPHRNEFPEDPEFREIIRKAERAIEEGIYPERIYQGSSGSYFVKDSQGKIIGVFKPKNEEPYGQLNPKWTKWLQKLCCPCCFGRDCLVLNQGYLSEAGASLVDQKLELNIVPRTKVVYLASETFNYSAIDRVKSRGKRLALEKVPKVGQRFHRIGLPPKVGSFQLFVDGYKDADFWLRRFEAEPLPENTNRQLQLQFERLVVLDYIIRNTGMGNDNWLLKYDCPMDTVGNRDTDWVVVKDPIIKLAAIDNGLAFPLKHPDSWRAYPFYWAWLSQAKVPFSQEIRELVLPKLSDPNFIKDLEEDLYELFKKDPGFDRGQFHKQVAVMRGQILNLCQALKDGKTPLQLVQMPPVIVETARAPQRANSESYTQSFQSRRPFFTWW
- the pgam1b gene encoding phosphoglycerate mutase 1b; its protein translation is MAAYKLVLIRHGESRWNQENRFCGWFDADLSETGEQEAKRGGQALKDAGYEFDICYTSVLKRAIRTLWFVLDGIDQMWLPVHRTWRLNERHYGGLTGLNKAETAAKHGEAQVKIWRRSFDTPPPPMEAEHDFYQSISKDRRYADLSDDQLPTCESLKDTIARALPFWNDEIVPQIKDGKRVLIAAHGNSLRGIVKHLEGMSEEAIMELNLPTGIPIVYELDKNLKPLGPMQFLGDEETVKKAMAAVAAQGKAK